The following are encoded in a window of Rissa tridactyla isolate bRisTri1 chromosome 3, bRisTri1.patW.cur.20221130, whole genome shotgun sequence genomic DNA:
- the BUB1 gene encoding mitotic checkpoint serine/threonine-protein kinase BUB1 isoform X1, with protein sequence MEAAARSYEAQIRNYQGTDPLDPWDRYMQWVEGCLPLQEKQNCLPNLLEQLVKVFLSEKRYHQDPRFISYCIKLAEFITSPCQYFDYLYGQGIGAKASNFYVAWAQQLVNEGNVQYAGAVLQKGLHNQAQPRENLQQLYCWLQNYDPRNPPLQGTAVIKPLQTSHAANQMAPRKDVSSLNDSVSACKNQGPDSAGAQSWSSGGREEVKYVTYISKSEVLPKSSSTVVECEQVSMYDKNLLICEGSELSFEELRAKRYFKKYERLRRQQEWEEEERDSIRKKESAVLELQALQQKLEQLTQLTKSLEETRLEPASTTSGEPNKTVVHPRVTPSAALQQNWMTSCQSSDLQNAQGLVPGQPRSSTLSSTAPTLQSVKPVGCRMTSTSLWEATYKKDAVKAQLELGELQTSLLRPPFNNVSSQERAHPDSSLHWSTGEQHPNKESTGENTSVDTKEASRVGNSSFASVNASQATPNTSLGGAMQATPFKVQPSPTVHTKEALGLLMGMFQTPILPELPSLKESKDQFEVFCRKSEPDGSLKANVAAPVMPAFAIFEDENEKENSGIPQHKNKPEEPRTVGERPLTDCTVGTEEETGTPEFLRDDYTVWNVPSNNKTLAPSPNNTRDFARAAQLVSTPFNYLSAHSRQALEDKACGDGLPQMDLEFSGELHKQTKTKKLSPALEHVAEHGELQENVLKQGNVTAASQRLHEQTAMSRTEYSLSVGVDRISHEKLSGVGQDRTAPSVRAAVLVENPWDKELICKFLSELPKPLHTYANYFEWKSTLPSIILKAELPLGSGSFHVDCLVGEGAFAQVYQASILDASNPRNNQKVIFKVQKPANPWEFYIATQLVERLDPSIHHLYIHFYSAHFFQNGSILVGELYNYGTLLNAINIYKKLPEKVMPQALVIYFAVKILYMVEELHSCQIIHGDIKPDNFILGERFLDNDICDIDGLSHGLTLIDLGQSIDMKLFPEGTAFTAKCETSGFQCIEMLTQKPWNYQTDYFGIAATIYCMLFGTYMQVKNENGTWKPEGSFRRFANADLWKEFFESMLNIPNCHSLPSLGVLRKKLTDLFCKSYAKEIKLIRNRFVVLLIERKRSRK encoded by the exons ATGGAGGCGGCCGCGCG GAGCTACGAGGCTCAGATACGGAACTACCAGGGGACCGACCCGCTGGACCCATGGGACAG GTACATGCAGTGGGTAGAAGGATGTCTTCcccttcaagaaaagcaaaactgcttGCCCAATCTCCTGGAGCAGCTTGTGAAGGTGTTCCTAAGCGAGAAGAGGTACCACCAAGATCCAAGATTTATTAGCTACTGTATTAAGCTG GCGGAGTTCATCACTTCTCCTTGTCAGTATTTTGATTACCTGTATGGACAGGGAATTGGTGCAAAGGCATCTAACTTCTATGTTGCTTGGGCTCAGCAGCTTGTAAATGAAGGCAACGTGCAGTATGCCGGAGCTGTCCTTCAAAAAGGACTTCACAACCAGGCACAGCCACGAGAGAACTTGCAACAGCTGTATTG CTGGCTGCAGAATTATGATCCTCGGAATCCTCCTTTGCAAG GTACTGCTGTTATAAAACCACTTCAAACTTCACATGCTGCAAATCAAATGGCTCCTCGAAAAGATGTTTCAAGTCTTAATGACTCAGTGTCTGCTTGCAAAAATCAG GGTCCTGATTCTGCTGGTGCTCAGTCCTGGTCTTCTGGTGGAAGAGAAGAAGT AAAGTATGTTACGTACATCTCCAAATCTGAAGTTCTTCCTAAGTCGTCATCTACTGTCGTCGAATGTGAGCAGGTTTCAATGTATGACAAAAACCTGCTCATATGTGAAGGCTCTGAACTTTCATTTGAGGAGCTAAGAGCCAAGAGATACTTCAAGAAATATGAGCGCCTCAGAAGACAGCAAGAATGGG aagaagaagagagagactCCATAAGGAAAAAAGAGTCAGCTGTCCTTGAACTGCAAGCCCTGCAGCAGAAGCTGGAACAGCTCACCCAGCTCACCAAAAGCTTGGAGGAAACTAGACTGGAACCAGCATCTACAACGTCAGGTGAACCAAATAAAACAGTG GTGCATCCGCGTGTGACACCCAGTGCAGCTCTACAGCAGAACTGGATGACATCTTGTCAAAGTTCAGATCTGCAAAATGCCCAAGGTCTGGTGCCAGGCCAGCCTCGATCAAGTACTCTATCATCCACTGCTCCTACACTGCAGTCAGTGAAACCTGTTGGCTGCCGGATGACATCAACCTCCCTGTGGGAAGCGACATATAAGAAGGATGCAGTCAAAGCTCAGCTAGAGCTCGGAGAACTCCAGACCAGTTTGTTACGCCCTCCGTTCAATAATGTTTCATCTCAGGAACGGGCACATCCTGACTCATCTCTTCATTGGAGCACTGGAGAGCA GCACCCTAACAAGGAATCCACTGGAGAAAATACTTCTGTGGACACGAAAGAAG CATCGAGGGTTGGAAATTCCTCCTTTGCTTCTGTCAACGCTTCTCAAGCTACCCCAAACACCTCACTGGGAGGAGCAATGCAGGCAACACCATTCAAAGTGCAACCTTCACCTACAGTTCATACGAAGGAAGCATTGG ggtTACTCATGGGTATGTTTCAAACGCCCATCTTGCCTGAACTGCCTTCTCTTAAAGAAAGCAAGGATCAATTTGAAGTCTTTTGCAGAAAAAGTG AGCCTGATGGAAGCCTGAAAGCTAATGTTGCTGCCCCTGTCATGCCTGCATTTGCTATCTTTGAAGATGAGAATGAAAAAGAGAACAGTgg GATCCCGCAGCATAAAAACAAGCCAGAAGAGCCCAGAACTGTTGGAGAACGTCCCTTGACTGACTGTACAGTGGGTACAGAA gAAGAAACAGGGACACCGGAGTTCTTGAGGGATGATTATACAGTGTGGAATGTACCAAGTAATAACAAAACGTTAGCTCCCAGTCCAAACAACACAAGAGACTTTGCACGAGCTGCCCAGCTTGTATCAACACCGTTTAATTACCTGTCGGCACATTCCCGACAAGCTTTGGAGGACAAAG CCTGTGGGGATGGCTTGCCACAAATGGATTTGGAGTTTTCTGGAGAACTGCACAAGCAGACAAAAACTAAGAAGCTAAG CCCTGCTCTTGAACACGTTGCAGAACATGGAGAGCTTCAAGAAAATGTCTTGAAACAAGGAAACGTTACAGCTGCTTCTCAAAGATTACATGAGCAGACTGCCATGAGCAGAACTGAATATTCCTTGTCTGTTGGGGTGGACAGAATTTCCCACGAAAAGCTGTCTGGAGTCGGGCAGGACAGGACAGCCCCGAGCGTTAGAGCGGCAG TCCTTGTTGAAAACCCTTGGGATAAGGAATTGATTTGCAAGTTCCTATCGGAGCTTCCTAAACCACTCCACACCTATGCCAACTACTTTGAATGGAAATCTACTCTTCCGTCCATCATACTGAAGGCTGAACTGCCACTGG GTTCTGGCTCATTCCACGTGGACTGCTTGGTTGGAGAGGGAGCTTTTGCTCAAGTGTATCAGGCTTCCATTCTGGATGCAAGTAACCCTAGAAACAATCAGAAAGTAATATTCAAG GTCCAGAAGCCTGCCAACCCTTGGGAGTTCTATATAGCAACACAACTGGTAGAAAGGCTCGATCCAAGTATACACCATCTCTACATCCACTTTTATTCTgctcatttctttcaaaatggaaGCATTTTGGTTGGTGAGCTCTACAACTATGGAACATTGCTG AATGccataaatatttacaaaaagctTCCTGAGAAGGTGATGCCTCAAGCACTCGTAATCTACTTTGCTGTAAAAATTCTTTATATGGTGGAAGAGCTCCACAGCTGCCAAATCATTCATGGTGACATTAAGCCTGACAATTTCATACTTGGAGAAAG GTTTCTGGACAACGATATATGTGACATAGATGGTCTCTCTCATGGCTTGACGCTCATTGACTTGGGACAGAGTATAGACATGAAACTATTTCCTGAAGGAACCGCGTTCACTGCGAAGTGTGAAACATCTGGATTTCAGTGTATCGAAATGCTGACGCAGAAACCGTGGAACTACCAG ACTGACTACTTTGGCATTGCAGCAACGATCTACTGCATGCTCTTTGGTACCTACATGCAAGTGAAGAACGAAAACGGTACCTGGAAGCCTGAGGGAAGCTTCAGAAG GTTTGCCAACGCTGACTTGTGGAAAGAGTTCTTTGAGAGCATGTTAAACATCCCCAATTGCCACAGCCTGCCTTCTCTAGGAGTTTTGCGCAAAAAGCTGACAGACTTATTTTGCAAGTCATACgcaaaggaaataaagttaaTTCGGAACAGATTTGTTGTGTTGCTCATAGAACGCAAACGGTCACGAAAATAA
- the BUB1 gene encoding mitotic checkpoint serine/threonine-protein kinase BUB1 isoform X2 → MEAAARSYEAQIRNYQGTDPLDPWDRYMQWVEGCLPLQEKQNCLPNLLEQLVKVFLSEKRYHQDPRFISYCIKLAEFITSPCQYFDYLYGQGIGAKASNFYVAWAQQLVNEGNVQYAGAVLQKGLHNQAQPRENLQQLYCWLQNYDPRNPPLQGTAVIKPLQTSHAANQMAPRKDVSSLNDSVSACKNQGPDSAGAQSWSSGGREEVKYVTYISKSEVLPKSSSTVVECEQVSMYDKNLLICEGSELSFEELRAKRYFKKYERLRRQQEWEEERDSIRKKESAVLELQALQQKLEQLTQLTKSLEETRLEPASTTSGEPNKTVVHPRVTPSAALQQNWMTSCQSSDLQNAQGLVPGQPRSSTLSSTAPTLQSVKPVGCRMTSTSLWEATYKKDAVKAQLELGELQTSLLRPPFNNVSSQERAHPDSSLHWSTGEQHPNKESTGENTSVDTKEASRVGNSSFASVNASQATPNTSLGGAMQATPFKVQPSPTVHTKEALGLLMGMFQTPILPELPSLKESKDQFEVFCRKSEPDGSLKANVAAPVMPAFAIFEDENEKENSGIPQHKNKPEEPRTVGERPLTDCTVGTEEETGTPEFLRDDYTVWNVPSNNKTLAPSPNNTRDFARAAQLVSTPFNYLSAHSRQALEDKACGDGLPQMDLEFSGELHKQTKTKKLSPALEHVAEHGELQENVLKQGNVTAASQRLHEQTAMSRTEYSLSVGVDRISHEKLSGVGQDRTAPSVRAAVLVENPWDKELICKFLSELPKPLHTYANYFEWKSTLPSIILKAELPLGSGSFHVDCLVGEGAFAQVYQASILDASNPRNNQKVIFKVQKPANPWEFYIATQLVERLDPSIHHLYIHFYSAHFFQNGSILVGELYNYGTLLNAINIYKKLPEKVMPQALVIYFAVKILYMVEELHSCQIIHGDIKPDNFILGERFLDNDICDIDGLSHGLTLIDLGQSIDMKLFPEGTAFTAKCETSGFQCIEMLTQKPWNYQTDYFGIAATIYCMLFGTYMQVKNENGTWKPEGSFRRFANADLWKEFFESMLNIPNCHSLPSLGVLRKKLTDLFCKSYAKEIKLIRNRFVVLLIERKRSRK, encoded by the exons ATGGAGGCGGCCGCGCG GAGCTACGAGGCTCAGATACGGAACTACCAGGGGACCGACCCGCTGGACCCATGGGACAG GTACATGCAGTGGGTAGAAGGATGTCTTCcccttcaagaaaagcaaaactgcttGCCCAATCTCCTGGAGCAGCTTGTGAAGGTGTTCCTAAGCGAGAAGAGGTACCACCAAGATCCAAGATTTATTAGCTACTGTATTAAGCTG GCGGAGTTCATCACTTCTCCTTGTCAGTATTTTGATTACCTGTATGGACAGGGAATTGGTGCAAAGGCATCTAACTTCTATGTTGCTTGGGCTCAGCAGCTTGTAAATGAAGGCAACGTGCAGTATGCCGGAGCTGTCCTTCAAAAAGGACTTCACAACCAGGCACAGCCACGAGAGAACTTGCAACAGCTGTATTG CTGGCTGCAGAATTATGATCCTCGGAATCCTCCTTTGCAAG GTACTGCTGTTATAAAACCACTTCAAACTTCACATGCTGCAAATCAAATGGCTCCTCGAAAAGATGTTTCAAGTCTTAATGACTCAGTGTCTGCTTGCAAAAATCAG GGTCCTGATTCTGCTGGTGCTCAGTCCTGGTCTTCTGGTGGAAGAGAAGAAGT AAAGTATGTTACGTACATCTCCAAATCTGAAGTTCTTCCTAAGTCGTCATCTACTGTCGTCGAATGTGAGCAGGTTTCAATGTATGACAAAAACCTGCTCATATGTGAAGGCTCTGAACTTTCATTTGAGGAGCTAAGAGCCAAGAGATACTTCAAGAAATATGAGCGCCTCAGAAGACAGCAAGAATGGG aagaagagagagactCCATAAGGAAAAAAGAGTCAGCTGTCCTTGAACTGCAAGCCCTGCAGCAGAAGCTGGAACAGCTCACCCAGCTCACCAAAAGCTTGGAGGAAACTAGACTGGAACCAGCATCTACAACGTCAGGTGAACCAAATAAAACAGTG GTGCATCCGCGTGTGACACCCAGTGCAGCTCTACAGCAGAACTGGATGACATCTTGTCAAAGTTCAGATCTGCAAAATGCCCAAGGTCTGGTGCCAGGCCAGCCTCGATCAAGTACTCTATCATCCACTGCTCCTACACTGCAGTCAGTGAAACCTGTTGGCTGCCGGATGACATCAACCTCCCTGTGGGAAGCGACATATAAGAAGGATGCAGTCAAAGCTCAGCTAGAGCTCGGAGAACTCCAGACCAGTTTGTTACGCCCTCCGTTCAATAATGTTTCATCTCAGGAACGGGCACATCCTGACTCATCTCTTCATTGGAGCACTGGAGAGCA GCACCCTAACAAGGAATCCACTGGAGAAAATACTTCTGTGGACACGAAAGAAG CATCGAGGGTTGGAAATTCCTCCTTTGCTTCTGTCAACGCTTCTCAAGCTACCCCAAACACCTCACTGGGAGGAGCAATGCAGGCAACACCATTCAAAGTGCAACCTTCACCTACAGTTCATACGAAGGAAGCATTGG ggtTACTCATGGGTATGTTTCAAACGCCCATCTTGCCTGAACTGCCTTCTCTTAAAGAAAGCAAGGATCAATTTGAAGTCTTTTGCAGAAAAAGTG AGCCTGATGGAAGCCTGAAAGCTAATGTTGCTGCCCCTGTCATGCCTGCATTTGCTATCTTTGAAGATGAGAATGAAAAAGAGAACAGTgg GATCCCGCAGCATAAAAACAAGCCAGAAGAGCCCAGAACTGTTGGAGAACGTCCCTTGACTGACTGTACAGTGGGTACAGAA gAAGAAACAGGGACACCGGAGTTCTTGAGGGATGATTATACAGTGTGGAATGTACCAAGTAATAACAAAACGTTAGCTCCCAGTCCAAACAACACAAGAGACTTTGCACGAGCTGCCCAGCTTGTATCAACACCGTTTAATTACCTGTCGGCACATTCCCGACAAGCTTTGGAGGACAAAG CCTGTGGGGATGGCTTGCCACAAATGGATTTGGAGTTTTCTGGAGAACTGCACAAGCAGACAAAAACTAAGAAGCTAAG CCCTGCTCTTGAACACGTTGCAGAACATGGAGAGCTTCAAGAAAATGTCTTGAAACAAGGAAACGTTACAGCTGCTTCTCAAAGATTACATGAGCAGACTGCCATGAGCAGAACTGAATATTCCTTGTCTGTTGGGGTGGACAGAATTTCCCACGAAAAGCTGTCTGGAGTCGGGCAGGACAGGACAGCCCCGAGCGTTAGAGCGGCAG TCCTTGTTGAAAACCCTTGGGATAAGGAATTGATTTGCAAGTTCCTATCGGAGCTTCCTAAACCACTCCACACCTATGCCAACTACTTTGAATGGAAATCTACTCTTCCGTCCATCATACTGAAGGCTGAACTGCCACTGG GTTCTGGCTCATTCCACGTGGACTGCTTGGTTGGAGAGGGAGCTTTTGCTCAAGTGTATCAGGCTTCCATTCTGGATGCAAGTAACCCTAGAAACAATCAGAAAGTAATATTCAAG GTCCAGAAGCCTGCCAACCCTTGGGAGTTCTATATAGCAACACAACTGGTAGAAAGGCTCGATCCAAGTATACACCATCTCTACATCCACTTTTATTCTgctcatttctttcaaaatggaaGCATTTTGGTTGGTGAGCTCTACAACTATGGAACATTGCTG AATGccataaatatttacaaaaagctTCCTGAGAAGGTGATGCCTCAAGCACTCGTAATCTACTTTGCTGTAAAAATTCTTTATATGGTGGAAGAGCTCCACAGCTGCCAAATCATTCATGGTGACATTAAGCCTGACAATTTCATACTTGGAGAAAG GTTTCTGGACAACGATATATGTGACATAGATGGTCTCTCTCATGGCTTGACGCTCATTGACTTGGGACAGAGTATAGACATGAAACTATTTCCTGAAGGAACCGCGTTCACTGCGAAGTGTGAAACATCTGGATTTCAGTGTATCGAAATGCTGACGCAGAAACCGTGGAACTACCAG ACTGACTACTTTGGCATTGCAGCAACGATCTACTGCATGCTCTTTGGTACCTACATGCAAGTGAAGAACGAAAACGGTACCTGGAAGCCTGAGGGAAGCTTCAGAAG GTTTGCCAACGCTGACTTGTGGAAAGAGTTCTTTGAGAGCATGTTAAACATCCCCAATTGCCACAGCCTGCCTTCTCTAGGAGTTTTGCGCAAAAAGCTGACAGACTTATTTTGCAAGTCATACgcaaaggaaataaagttaaTTCGGAACAGATTTGTTGTGTTGCTCATAGAACGCAAACGGTCACGAAAATAA
- the BUB1 gene encoding mitotic checkpoint serine/threonine-protein kinase BUB1 isoform X3 → MPELSFKKDFTTRHSHERTCNSCIGTAVIKPLQTSHAANQMAPRKDVSSLNDSVSACKNQGPDSAGAQSWSSGGREEVKYVTYISKSEVLPKSSSTVVECEQVSMYDKNLLICEGSELSFEELRAKRYFKKYERLRRQQEWEEEERDSIRKKESAVLELQALQQKLEQLTQLTKSLEETRLEPASTTSGEPNKTVVHPRVTPSAALQQNWMTSCQSSDLQNAQGLVPGQPRSSTLSSTAPTLQSVKPVGCRMTSTSLWEATYKKDAVKAQLELGELQTSLLRPPFNNVSSQERAHPDSSLHWSTGEQHPNKESTGENTSVDTKEASRVGNSSFASVNASQATPNTSLGGAMQATPFKVQPSPTVHTKEALGLLMGMFQTPILPELPSLKESKDQFEVFCRKSEPDGSLKANVAAPVMPAFAIFEDENEKENSGIPQHKNKPEEPRTVGERPLTDCTVGTEEETGTPEFLRDDYTVWNVPSNNKTLAPSPNNTRDFARAAQLVSTPFNYLSAHSRQALEDKACGDGLPQMDLEFSGELHKQTKTKKLSPALEHVAEHGELQENVLKQGNVTAASQRLHEQTAMSRTEYSLSVGVDRISHEKLSGVGQDRTAPSVRAAVLVENPWDKELICKFLSELPKPLHTYANYFEWKSTLPSIILKAELPLGSGSFHVDCLVGEGAFAQVYQASILDASNPRNNQKVIFKVQKPANPWEFYIATQLVERLDPSIHHLYIHFYSAHFFQNGSILVGELYNYGTLLNAINIYKKLPEKVMPQALVIYFAVKILYMVEELHSCQIIHGDIKPDNFILGERFLDNDICDIDGLSHGLTLIDLGQSIDMKLFPEGTAFTAKCETSGFQCIEMLTQKPWNYQTDYFGIAATIYCMLFGTYMQVKNENGTWKPEGSFRRFANADLWKEFFESMLNIPNCHSLPSLGVLRKKLTDLFCKSYAKEIKLIRNRFVVLLIERKRSRK, encoded by the exons ATGCCGGAGCTGTCCTTCAAAAAGGACTTCACAACCAGGCACAGCCACGAGAGAACTTGCAACAGCTGTATTG GTACTGCTGTTATAAAACCACTTCAAACTTCACATGCTGCAAATCAAATGGCTCCTCGAAAAGATGTTTCAAGTCTTAATGACTCAGTGTCTGCTTGCAAAAATCAG GGTCCTGATTCTGCTGGTGCTCAGTCCTGGTCTTCTGGTGGAAGAGAAGAAGT AAAGTATGTTACGTACATCTCCAAATCTGAAGTTCTTCCTAAGTCGTCATCTACTGTCGTCGAATGTGAGCAGGTTTCAATGTATGACAAAAACCTGCTCATATGTGAAGGCTCTGAACTTTCATTTGAGGAGCTAAGAGCCAAGAGATACTTCAAGAAATATGAGCGCCTCAGAAGACAGCAAGAATGGG aagaagaagagagagactCCATAAGGAAAAAAGAGTCAGCTGTCCTTGAACTGCAAGCCCTGCAGCAGAAGCTGGAACAGCTCACCCAGCTCACCAAAAGCTTGGAGGAAACTAGACTGGAACCAGCATCTACAACGTCAGGTGAACCAAATAAAACAGTG GTGCATCCGCGTGTGACACCCAGTGCAGCTCTACAGCAGAACTGGATGACATCTTGTCAAAGTTCAGATCTGCAAAATGCCCAAGGTCTGGTGCCAGGCCAGCCTCGATCAAGTACTCTATCATCCACTGCTCCTACACTGCAGTCAGTGAAACCTGTTGGCTGCCGGATGACATCAACCTCCCTGTGGGAAGCGACATATAAGAAGGATGCAGTCAAAGCTCAGCTAGAGCTCGGAGAACTCCAGACCAGTTTGTTACGCCCTCCGTTCAATAATGTTTCATCTCAGGAACGGGCACATCCTGACTCATCTCTTCATTGGAGCACTGGAGAGCA GCACCCTAACAAGGAATCCACTGGAGAAAATACTTCTGTGGACACGAAAGAAG CATCGAGGGTTGGAAATTCCTCCTTTGCTTCTGTCAACGCTTCTCAAGCTACCCCAAACACCTCACTGGGAGGAGCAATGCAGGCAACACCATTCAAAGTGCAACCTTCACCTACAGTTCATACGAAGGAAGCATTGG ggtTACTCATGGGTATGTTTCAAACGCCCATCTTGCCTGAACTGCCTTCTCTTAAAGAAAGCAAGGATCAATTTGAAGTCTTTTGCAGAAAAAGTG AGCCTGATGGAAGCCTGAAAGCTAATGTTGCTGCCCCTGTCATGCCTGCATTTGCTATCTTTGAAGATGAGAATGAAAAAGAGAACAGTgg GATCCCGCAGCATAAAAACAAGCCAGAAGAGCCCAGAACTGTTGGAGAACGTCCCTTGACTGACTGTACAGTGGGTACAGAA gAAGAAACAGGGACACCGGAGTTCTTGAGGGATGATTATACAGTGTGGAATGTACCAAGTAATAACAAAACGTTAGCTCCCAGTCCAAACAACACAAGAGACTTTGCACGAGCTGCCCAGCTTGTATCAACACCGTTTAATTACCTGTCGGCACATTCCCGACAAGCTTTGGAGGACAAAG CCTGTGGGGATGGCTTGCCACAAATGGATTTGGAGTTTTCTGGAGAACTGCACAAGCAGACAAAAACTAAGAAGCTAAG CCCTGCTCTTGAACACGTTGCAGAACATGGAGAGCTTCAAGAAAATGTCTTGAAACAAGGAAACGTTACAGCTGCTTCTCAAAGATTACATGAGCAGACTGCCATGAGCAGAACTGAATATTCCTTGTCTGTTGGGGTGGACAGAATTTCCCACGAAAAGCTGTCTGGAGTCGGGCAGGACAGGACAGCCCCGAGCGTTAGAGCGGCAG TCCTTGTTGAAAACCCTTGGGATAAGGAATTGATTTGCAAGTTCCTATCGGAGCTTCCTAAACCACTCCACACCTATGCCAACTACTTTGAATGGAAATCTACTCTTCCGTCCATCATACTGAAGGCTGAACTGCCACTGG GTTCTGGCTCATTCCACGTGGACTGCTTGGTTGGAGAGGGAGCTTTTGCTCAAGTGTATCAGGCTTCCATTCTGGATGCAAGTAACCCTAGAAACAATCAGAAAGTAATATTCAAG GTCCAGAAGCCTGCCAACCCTTGGGAGTTCTATATAGCAACACAACTGGTAGAAAGGCTCGATCCAAGTATACACCATCTCTACATCCACTTTTATTCTgctcatttctttcaaaatggaaGCATTTTGGTTGGTGAGCTCTACAACTATGGAACATTGCTG AATGccataaatatttacaaaaagctTCCTGAGAAGGTGATGCCTCAAGCACTCGTAATCTACTTTGCTGTAAAAATTCTTTATATGGTGGAAGAGCTCCACAGCTGCCAAATCATTCATGGTGACATTAAGCCTGACAATTTCATACTTGGAGAAAG GTTTCTGGACAACGATATATGTGACATAGATGGTCTCTCTCATGGCTTGACGCTCATTGACTTGGGACAGAGTATAGACATGAAACTATTTCCTGAAGGAACCGCGTTCACTGCGAAGTGTGAAACATCTGGATTTCAGTGTATCGAAATGCTGACGCAGAAACCGTGGAACTACCAG ACTGACTACTTTGGCATTGCAGCAACGATCTACTGCATGCTCTTTGGTACCTACATGCAAGTGAAGAACGAAAACGGTACCTGGAAGCCTGAGGGAAGCTTCAGAAG GTTTGCCAACGCTGACTTGTGGAAAGAGTTCTTTGAGAGCATGTTAAACATCCCCAATTGCCACAGCCTGCCTTCTCTAGGAGTTTTGCGCAAAAAGCTGACAGACTTATTTTGCAAGTCATACgcaaaggaaataaagttaaTTCGGAACAGATTTGTTGTGTTGCTCATAGAACGCAAACGGTCACGAAAATAA